In one window of Fibrobacter sp. DNA:
- the lspA gene encoding signal peptidase II, with product MKFYNKLPFHIAIIIFSIVSDQLTKLWALARFTNETGAPNHEVINVIGELARFQLVFNKGAAFSSRPQDLMPFLPPWLFFLLLSIVASVVLVWFYRSIDKRDYLSRMGVVMIMGGAVGNFIDRMRLQMVVDFIDCDFPDFIMTRFPTFNVADSFVTVGVALVILSPVILKKLHKQIKEEEKAEKEAKAEVGKAE from the coding sequence ATGAAATTTTATAACAAATTGCCATTCCATATCGCCATCATTATTTTCAGCATTGTGTCTGACCAGCTCACAAAGCTGTGGGCCTTGGCTCGTTTTACCAACGAAACGGGCGCGCCCAATCACGAGGTCATCAATGTGATTGGAGAACTGGCCCGCTTTCAGCTGGTGTTCAACAAGGGTGCCGCCTTCAGCAGTCGCCCTCAGGACCTGATGCCCTTCTTGCCGCCTTGGCTCTTTTTCCTGCTTTTGTCCATCGTTGCCTCTGTTGTGCTTGTTTGGTTCTACAGGAGTATTGATAAGCGCGACTACTTGAGCCGTATGGGCGTTGTCATGATTATGGGCGGTGCCGTAGGCAACTTCATCGACCGCATGCGCCTGCAGATGGTTGTAGACTTTATCGACTGCGATTTCCCTGACTTTATTATGACTCGTTTCCCCACCTTCAATGTGGCGGATTCCTTTGTGACTGTAGGCGTTGCCCTGGTGATACTTTCTCCTGTGATCTTGAAGAAACTGCATAAGCAGATCAAGGAAGAGGAAAAGGCTGAGAAGGAAGCGAAAGCTGAGGTAGGTAAGGCTGAATAG